One window of the Runella slithyformis DSM 19594 genome contains the following:
- a CDS encoding IS5 family transposase — protein MNNRGFVTLWLNEKTLTQWYYQGPRTRGGLLRYSDQCIQAALALKAAFRLAFRQTQGLIQSLLAIMKIDIQVPSYSQLCRRQAHLQAFHTPQKPTDNQIKPIHLVVDSTGLKVYGEGEWKVRKHGADQRRTWRKLHLVADEATNTIHAVELTTHSISDAEMIKPLLADIEWPIAKLRADGAYDQVKVFDELEKHWIQPVIPPRSNAVIWTSENGNDLIHPRNEAVRQIRLVGIAAWKQQIGYHRRSKAETAMFRWKMIFGERLSARLVTNQQTEAQIKATCLNRFTRLGMPKTVKRLPT, from the coding sequence ATCAATAACAGAGGCTTTGTCACCCTTTGGCTGAATGAAAAGACGTTGACTCAATGGTACTATCAAGGACCTCGTACTCGCGGCGGGCTATTGCGCTATTCAGATCAATGTATCCAAGCAGCCTTGGCTCTTAAAGCGGCCTTCCGGCTGGCCTTTCGACAAACACAAGGGTTGATTCAGAGTTTATTAGCGATTATGAAGATTGACATTCAAGTACCCAGCTACAGTCAGCTTTGTAGGCGACAGGCTCACCTACAGGCCTTCCATACCCCTCAAAAACCTACTGATAACCAAATCAAACCGATTCATCTGGTAGTGGATAGTACGGGATTAAAAGTCTATGGCGAGGGTGAGTGGAAGGTACGCAAGCATGGAGCTGATCAACGGCGTACCTGGCGTAAACTGCATTTAGTAGCCGATGAAGCTACTAATACCATCCACGCTGTTGAGTTGACAACTCATTCCATCAGTGATGCTGAGATGATTAAGCCCTTACTGGCTGATATTGAATGGCCTATCGCTAAACTAAGGGCAGATGGAGCTTATGACCAAGTCAAAGTTTTTGACGAGTTAGAAAAGCACTGGATTCAGCCTGTGATACCGCCCCGATCCAACGCAGTCATCTGGACCAGTGAAAACGGAAATGATTTAATACACCCTCGTAATGAGGCCGTTCGTCAGATTCGTTTGGTGGGTATAGCAGCATGGAAACAGCAAATTGGCTACCATCGCCGGAGCAAAGCCGAGACGGCTATGTTTCGTTGGAAGATGATTTTCGGTGAACGGTTGTCGGCTCGATTGGTAACTAATCAACAGACCGAAGCCCAAATCAAAGCCACTTGCTTAAACCGATTCACCAGATTGGGTATGCCTAAGACAGTCAAACGGTTGCCAACATAA
- a CDS encoding IS630 family transposase, whose protein sequence is MVYIDESGFYLLPLVCRTWAPKGKTPIIEEKAGKEHLSLIAAMAPNGRLYVGGQDKAYNSEGVVDFLEYLCRRYRSKDLIVIWDGATIHRSQAIKDFLARKKGRVHLVALPGYSPELNPVELLWSQLKRELKNRVFLDLTDLAEVLKEKIEEVRKDTELLVSFFKKKEVAFFTG, encoded by the coding sequence TGAATCAGGCTTCTATCTGCTCCCCCTCGTTTGCCGTACGTGGGCACCCAAGGGTAAAACGCCCATTATCGAGGAGAAGGCGGGCAAAGAACACCTCAGTCTGATCGCCGCGATGGCCCCTAATGGGAGGCTGTACGTCGGCGGACAAGACAAGGCATACAATAGTGAGGGGGTGGTTGACTTTCTGGAGTACCTATGCCGCAGGTACCGCAGCAAGGACTTGATCGTGATCTGGGATGGCGCGACCATCCACCGTAGCCAAGCCATAAAGGACTTTTTGGCGCGCAAGAAAGGGCGCGTGCACCTTGTGGCCCTGCCTGGTTATAGCCCGGAACTGAACCCGGTCGAGTTGCTGTGGAGTCAGTTAAAAAGAGAGCTCAAAAACCGGGTATTCCTCGACCTGACAGATTTGGCCGAAGTGTTGAAAGAAAAAATTGAGGAGGTCAGAAAAGACACGGAATTGCTGGTTTCATTCTTTAAAAAGAAGGAAGTAGCTTTCTTTACAGGATAA